The following proteins are co-located in the Meriones unguiculatus strain TT.TT164.6M chromosome 4, Bangor_MerUng_6.1, whole genome shotgun sequence genome:
- the Insl3 gene encoding insulin-like 3 — MRALLLLMLLLLRPALGSALRPPRPPEASAKLCGPHLVRALVRVCGGPRWAPEATKPVDARDREMLQWLEQRQLLHALVADVDPELDLPDPAPQRQRRSAATKAMHHCCRTGCTQQDLLGLCPH, encoded by the exons ATGCGCGCCCTGCTGTTgctgatgctgctgctgctgcgccCGGCGCTGGGCTCCGCGCTGCGCCCCCCACGGCCCCCCGAGGCGAGCGCCAAGCTCTGCGGCCCCCACCTGGTGCGTGCGCTGGTGCGCGTGTGCGGCGGCCCGCGCTGGGCCCCCGAGGCCACGAAGCCCGTGGACGCCCGCGACC GGGAGATGCTGCAGTGGCTGGAGCAGCGGCAGCTCCTGCATGCACTTGTGGCCGACGTGGACCCCGAGCTGGACCTTCCCGACCCGGCTCCTCAGCGCCAGCGCCGCAGCGCTGCCACCAAGGCTATGCACCACTGCTGTCGCACTGGCTGCACCCAGCAGGACCTGCTGGGCCTGTGTCCCCACTGA
- the Jak3 gene encoding tyrosine-protein kinase JAK3 → MAPPSEETPLIPQRSCSLSSSEAGALHVLLPSRGPGPPQRLSFSFGDYVAEDLCVQAAKACGILPVYHSLFALSTEDLSCWFPPSHIFSVEDMDTQVLVYRLRFYFPDWFGLETCYRFGLRKDLTSAILDLHVLESLFAQHRSDLVSGRFPVGLSLKEQGEFLSLAVLDLARMAREQAQRPGELLKSISYKACLPPSLRNLIRGLSFMTRKRIRRTVLQALRRVVACQTDRYALMVKYILDLERLHPEAAAAETFRVGLPGAQEEPGLLRVAGGSGIAWSSGDQERFQTFCDFPEIVDVSIKHAPRVGPAGEHRLVTITRMDSHILEAEFPGLPEALSFVALVDGYFRLICDSRHYFCKEVAPPRLLEEEAELCHGPITLDFAIHKLKAAGSLPGTYVLRRSPQDYDSFLLTACIQTPLGPDCKCCLIRRDARGAFVLVGLSQSHRSLRELIAACWHSGLHVEGAALRLTSCCAPRPKEKSNLIVVRRGCTPQPVPGRSRSCCVLTQLSFHTIPEDSLEWHENLGHGSFTKIYRGRRREEVDGEARDTEVLLKVMDARHQNCMESFLEAASLMSQVSYPHLVLLHGVCVAGDSIMVQEFVYLGAIDTYLRKRGHLVAASWKLQVTKQLAYALNYLEDKGLPHGNVSARKVLLAREGVDGSPPFIKLSDPGVSPTVLSLEMLADRIPWVAPECLQEAQALGLEADKWGFGATAWEVFSGAPVHITALEPAKKLKFYEDRGQLPAPKWTELAGLIAQCMDYDPGRRPSFRAILRDLNGLITSDYELLSDPTPGSLSPRDELCGGTPLSACQDPSIFEERHLKYISLLGKGNFGSVELCRYDPLGDNTGPLVAVKQLQHSGPDQQRDFQREIQILKALHSDFIVKYRGVSYGPGRQSLRLVMEYLPSGCLRDFLQRHRARLHTGRLLLFAWQICKGMEYLGARRCVHRDLAARNILVESESHVKIADFGLAKLLPLGKDYYVVREPGQSPIFWYAPESLSENVFSRQSDVWSFGVVLYELFTYSDKSCSPSAEFLRMIGSEREGPTLCRLLELLAEGRRLPPPPTCPTQVQELMQLCWAPSPQDRPAFGTLSPQLDALWRENPG, encoded by the exons ATGGCACCTCCAAGTGAAGAGACACCTCTGATCCCGCAGCGCTCTTGCAGCCTCTCATCCTCAGAAGCAGGGGCGCTGCACGTGCTCCTTCCTTCCCGGGGACCTGGGCCTCCCCAGCGACTGTCATTCTCTTTTGGGGACTACGTGGCTGAGGATCTGTGTGTGCAGGCTGCCAAGGCCTGTG GCATCCTGCCTGTTTATCATTCGCTCTTCGCTCTGTCAACCGAGGACTTGTCTTGCTGGTTCCCTCCAAGCCACATCTTCTCCGTGGAGGACATGGACACTCAAGTCTTGGTCTACAGGCTCCG CTTTTATTTCCCCGACTGGTTTGGGCTGGAGACATGTTACCGCTTCGGGCTGCGCAAAGATTTGACCAGTGCCATCCTTGACTTACATGTTTTAGAAAGCCTCTTTGCCCAG CACCGCAGTGACCTGGTGAGCGGGCGCTTTCCCGTGGGCCTCAGCCTGAAGGAGCAGGGAGAGTTCCTGAGCCTAGCCGTGCTGGACTTGGCCCGGATGGCTCGTGAGCAGGCCCAGCGGCCGGGAGAGCTTCTCAAGAGCATCAG CTACAAGGCTTGCCTGCCGCCCAGCCTGCGCAACCTGATCCGGGGCTTGAGCTTCATGACGCGCAAGCGCATCCGCAGGACCGTCCTTCAGGCGCTGCGCCGCGTGGTCGCCTGCCAGACGGACCGCTACGCGCTCATGGTCAAGTACATCCTGGACCTGGAGCGGCTGCACCCAGAGGCTGCCGCCGCGGAGACCTTCCGCGTGGGGCTCCCGGGAGCGCAGGAGGAGCCAGGGCTCCTGCGCGTGGCGGGAGGCAGCGGCATCGCATGGAGCTCCGGGGACCAGGAG CGTTTTCAAACCTTCTGTGACTTTCCTGAAATCGTGGATGTCAGCATCAAGCATGCCCCACGCGTGGGTCCGGCAGGGGAGCACCGGCTGGTCACCATCACCAGAATGGACAGCCACATCCTG GAAGCGGAGTTCCCGGGGCTACCTGAGGCGCTGTCCTTTGTGGCCCTCGTGGATGGCTACTTCCGTCTGATCTGCGACTCCAGGCATTACTTCTGCAAGGAGGTGGCGCCTCCGCGGctgctggaggaagaggcagagctgTGCCATGGGCCCATCAC GTTAGACTTTGCCATCCACAAGCTGAAAGCTGCTGGCTCCCTCCCTGGCACCTACGTTCTCCGCCGCAGCCCGCAGGACTATGACAGCTTTCTTCTCACGGCCTGCATCCAG ACCCCCCTTGGCCCCGACtgcaagtgctgcctcatccgcCGGGACGCCCGCGGGGCCTTTGTGCTGGTCGGCCTCAGCCAGTCCCACAGAAGTCTGCGGGAGCTGATCGCAGCCTGCTGGCACTCCGGGCTGCACGTGGAAGGCGCTGCCCTGCGCCTCACATCCTGCTGTGCCCCCAGACCTAAGG AAAAGTCCAATTTGATCGTGGTGCGAAGGGGCTGCACTCCCCAGCCAGTCCCCGGCCGTTCCCGGTCCTGCTGCGTGCTGACCCAGCTGAGCTTCCACACAATCCCAGAGGACAGCCTGGAGTGG CACGAGAACCTAGGCCATGGCTCTTTCACCAAGATCTACCGCGGCCGCCGGCGGgaggaggtggatggtgaggcaCGTGACACGGAAGTCCTCCTGAAGGTCATGGATGCCAGACACCAGAACTGCATGGAG TCCTTCCTGGAAGCCGCAAGCCTGATGAGCCAGGTGTCCTACCCGCACCTCGTGTTGCTGCATGGCGTCTGCGTGGCGGGAGACA GCATCATGGTGCAGGAATTTGTGTACCTAGGAGCAATTGACACGTATCTGCGCAAGCGTGGCCATCTGGTGGCGGCCAGCTGGAAGCTACAGGTGACCAAGCAACTGGCCTATGCCCTCAACTACTTG GAGGACAAAGGCCTCCCTCATGGCAATGTCTCAGCCCGGAAGGTGCTCCTGGCTCGCGAGGGGGTTGATGGGAGTCCACCCTTTATCAAGCTGAGTGACCCTGGTGTCAGCCCCACCGTGCTGAGCCTGGAAA TGCTCGCCGACAGGATCCCCTGGGTGGCCCCGGAGTGTCTCCAGGAAGCCCAGGCGCTCGGCTTGGAGGCTGACAAGTGGGGCTTCGGCGCCACGGCGTGGGAGGTGTTCAGCGGGGCGCCCGTGCACATCACCGCCCTAGAACCCGCCAAG AAGCTGAAGTTCTACGAGGACCGGGGCCAGCTGCCCGCCCCCAAGTGGACGGAGCTGGCGGGGCTCATCGCACAGTGCATGGACTACGACCCGGGCCGGCGCCCCTCCTTCCGAGCCATCCTTCGGGACCTCAACGGCCTCATTACATCTG ATTACGAGCTCCTTTCGGACCCCACGCCCGGCAGCCTGAGTCCCCGAGACGAGCTGTGCGGTGGCACGCCGCTCTCCGCCTGTCAGGACCCCTCCATCTTCGAGGAGAGACACCTCAAGTACATCTCTCTGCTGGGCAAG GGCAACTTCGGCAGCGTGGAACTGTGCCGCTACGACCCTCTGGGGGACAACACGGGCCCCCTGGTGGCAGTGAAGCAGCTACAGCACAGCGGGCCAGACCAGCAGAGGGACTTCCAGCGGGAGATTCAGATCCTCAAGGCGCTGCACAGCGACTTCATCGTCAAGTACCGGGGAGTCAGCTACGGGCCCG GTCGCCAGAGCCTGCGGCTGGTGATGGAGTACCTGCCCAGCGGCTGCCTGCGGGACTTCCTGCAGCGCCACCGCGCGCGCCTGCACACCGGCCGCCTGCTGCTGTTTGCCTGGCAGATCTGCAAG GGCATGGAGTACCTGGGCGCGCGCCGCTGCGTGCACCGCGACCTGGCCGCCCGCAACATCCTGGTGGAGAGCGAGTCGCACGTGAAGATCGCGGATTTCGGCCTCGCTAAGCTGCTGCCGCTGGGAAAGGACTACTACGTGGTCCGCGAGCCTGGACAGAGCCCCATCTTCTG GTACGCCCCCGAGTCCCTCTCAGAAAACGTCTTCTCCCGCCAGTCTGACGTGTGGAGCTTCGGCGTGGTGCTGTACGAGCTCTTCACCTACAGCGACAAGAGCTGCAGTCCCTCCGCC GAGTTCCTGAGAATGATAGGGTCAGAGCGTGAGGGGCCCACGCTCTGCCGTCTCCTGGAGCTGCTGGCCGAGGGCCGCCGCCTCCCGCCACCCCCCACCTGCCCGACCCAG gttCAGGAGCTCATGCAGCTGTGCTGGGCACCCAGCCCGCAGGACCGGCCGGCCTTCGGCACCCTGAGCCCGCAGCTGGACGCGCTGTGGCGTGAAAACCCGGGATAA